A region of the Pricia mediterranea genome:
TGCCGCAGCATCCCCCGATGATATTTATCAGATCCTTTTCTAGATATTCTTCGATCTGCTCCGTCATTTGCTTGGGTGTCTGATCGTATTCCCCGAACGCATTGGGCAAACCGGCATTGGGATAGGCCGAAACAAAATGGTCCGATCTATGGGCCAGCACCTCCAAATACGGTACCAGTTGGTCTGCCCCCAAGGCGCAATTGAAGCCGACAGATAGAAGAGGAATATGGGAGATGCTAATCAAAAAAGCCTCCGCCGTCTGGCCGGACAAGGTTCTCCCCGAGGCATCGGTAATCGTACCGCTGACCATGATCGGGGGGTCGATATTGCGCTCTTCCTTAACTTCCTCTATGGCGAAAAGTGCCGCCTTGGCGTTCAAGGTATCGAAGATGGTCTCCACTAAGAGCAGATCGGCCCCACCGTCGAGCAAAGCCTCGACCTGTTGCTTGTAGGCCAAACGCAGTTCGTCGAAGGAAATCGCACGAAATCCTGGGTCGTTTACATCGGGGGACATGCTGGCCGTTTTGTTGGTCGGGCCGATACTGCCTGCTACGAACCGTGGCTTTTCCGGCTCCTTGGCCGTGAATTCATCGGCCACTTTTTTGGCAATGCGGGCGGACTCATAATTGAGCTCGTACACCAAATCTTGCATATGATAATCGGCCATGGCGATCGTGGTACTGGAAAAGGTATTGGTCTCCACGATATCGGCCCCGGCGGCGAAATATTTACCATGTATCTCTGCGATAGCTTCGGGTTGGGTCAACGATAACAGGTCGTTATTGCCCTGTAACGGATATTCCCAATCTTTGAACCGCTCGCCCCGGAAATCCTTTTCTGTGAATTTGTAGCGTTGTAGCATAGTGCCCATGGCACCGTCGAGGATTAAAATCCTTTCTTTAAGCAGGTCTTTGATCATAGGGCAATAGTATTATTAAACCCGTTCGTTTGCACCGGTTTGTTTCAAGTGATCGTTATCAAGTAAGAAAGAAGTTTAGACGGATTGTCTTTTTGCGTTATCTGCCAAAATACTGAAATACCCGAAATTTCGGAACAGTACAAGGTAGAACGTAGCACCTTCTCAGGTCCCGAAAGATGCGGGATAATCCAAAGGGTTGCTAAGGCTTCACAGGGTCTAGTCCCTCCGCCTTTCTTGATAACATCACAGTTTATGAATGAACTAATCGCAAAGTAAAGGTACAGGTGGGTGAAAAGCAAGGAAAGCGCGTGATTTTTGGGTTGAACGATCAATCGGCTACCGAGTAAAACGCATCCACTATAAACCGCATCACGCCACTTTGTGAATACGTTTGGACTGATCCTTCCTCAAAATCACGCTATCCGCTGCACGACCTCTTTCTTGGCCTCTTTTTTGGAGCCGTCGAATCCGGTGACCCCGCCCACCGTGGTATATTTCATGACATAACGTTTATCGGGATTTATGATTTTATAGGCGAACTGGCACATGATCGCGGCCTCGTGGAAACCGGATAGAATCAATTTCAGCTTGCCTTCATAGGTATTGACATCCCCGATGGCAAACACCCCGGGCAGATTGGTCTGATAGTCTTTCGCGTTGTTGACCTTGATGGCGTTGCGTTCGATTTCGAGCCCCCAATCGCCGATCGGTCCCAATTTAGGGGATAGGCCGAACAGGGGAATGAAATTATCGGTCTCGACATATACTTCCCCTTTGTCGGAAGCGTTGTGCTTGACGACCACGGCTTCCAAATGTTCGTCGCCGTAGAGTTTTTTGACCTCCGCTTCGGTGAAAAGCTTGATTTTGCCCAACTTGGCCAGCTCGGATGCCTTCTCGACGGAATCCAAGGCGCCACGGAACTCTTTTCGACGGTGCACGAGGGACACTTCCGACGCTACATCGGCCAAGTAGATGGCCCAGTCCAAAGCGGAGTCCCCACCCCCGGCGATAACCACCTTCTTATCGCGATAGACTTCCGGGTCTTTGATCATATAGGCCACGCCCCTGTCCTCAAACTCCCTGATATTTTCGATAGGTGGTTTTCGCGGTTCAAAGCTACCTAGGCCCCCTGCAATAACCACTATCGGGGCGTGGTGTTCTGTACCTTTGTTGGTAGTTACGATGTACGAGCCATCATCCTGTTGAGCTAGGGTCTCGGCGCGTTCCCCTAAGGTAAAACCGGGTTCAAAGGGTTTGATCTGCTCCATCAGGTTATCGACCAAGTCGCCCGCCAATATCTCCGGAAAGGCCGGAATATCGTAAATGGGTTTTTTGGGATAGATTTCCGAACATTGTCCGCCCGGTTGGGGCAGGGCATCTATTAGATGGCACTTCAGTTTCAACAATCCCGCTTCGAATACGGTAAAAAGTCCCGTGGGACCTGCGCCGATGATAATCAAATCTGTCTTTACCATTTTTTGTATAGTATTGAGTATTAAGTATAATTCTAATTCTTTAAAAGACCCTAACCTGAGTGTAAGACTTAGGATGAAGGACTAAAATTCTTTGAAAAGCGGCCCGTTCTACAAAAAGGTCAAAGGGCTTACGTCTTAGGATAACTCATTTTATTTCATATTTAACGATATTGGTAAAAAGGCGGACAAGCATTTTGAGTATTTAAGTTATCGCAATGAATAATGCTTCAGGAGTATGTCCTAATACTCCGTACTTACTACTTTGTACTCCCTTTTAATGCTTTGGATGCGTTCCCGATGCCGTACTACCTCCCCGATAATAATAATCGCGGGATTGGCCAGTTGCTGCATCTCGACTTCCCTTTCTATGGATGCTATGGTGCCCGTTCCGACTTTTTCATTCTCTCGGGTGCCGTTTTGGATGATGGCGACGGGCGTTTCCGATTTACCCTCTTTTTTGAACAGGGCCACGATTTGGGATAATTTGGACATCCCCATTAAAATGACCACCGTAGCGGAGCTTTTGGCGGCCAATTTCACATCGTTCGATAATTTGTGTTCTTTGGTGGTGCCGGTGATGACCCAGAAACTTTCGGCGGCTCCCCTCTTGGTCACTGGAACTTGCTGCATAGCCGGTACGGATAGGCAGGATGATATTCCCGGCACCATCACCGTATCGAGTCCATGTTCGGCAGCGTATTCCATCTCTTCGGCCCCTCGTCCGAAAACAAAAGGGTCTCCCCCCTTGAGCCGTACTACGTGACCATGGGATTTCGCCCGGGCTACGATCAGTTCGTTGATCTGCTCTTGTTGGTACGAATAACAACCTCTGCGCTTTCCGACGAAAATATGCTCCGCGTTGGGGGCATATTGCAAGAGGTCGGGATCTACTAAAGCGTCGTATAATACCACGTCCGCATCCTGCAACGCCTTTACGGCCTTTAGGGTAATCAGCTCCAGGTCACCGGGACCCGCTCCGATAAGGGTCAAAAGTCCGGGGGCACGTCGGCGCGGAGTATGGGTATTGGATTTTTTGAGAATTTCCATCGTGTTTCGTTGTTTAGGCCTCGGCCAATTCTTGGTTCCTGAATGCTTCAATGGATTTTAAGAACCCCTTGGCATCCCTCAAATAACTCTGTGCAAAGGCTTCGGTGGGTTCCTTTTTCTTGATCTGCAGGGCCAGGTTTTCAAATCCGCCGGCAACGGAAATCCTCCCTGAGGAGACGAACTTTTCGTCAAAATCCTTTATGATACTGATATGGGTGTTGGTTTTCGTTTTCTCCATCGTCAACAGGGCCTTGGCGGTATTGACCATGGAGGAATAGGCATGATAAATCGCTGCAGCCCACTTTTTGTCCTCCAGAGCCAATTCGGCGTTCTGGATTTTCTCCTCGCTGTCGAAAAGCAGGGTGGCCACCAAATCGATAATAACCCCGGCGCATTCGCCCACGCCTATGGCCTTTTTATATTTCTCCGTGTTCCCCCAATCAATAAAATCGGAAGCTTCCAAGTTGTCGGTCGCCGCCAACGGCTTTAGAAAATCGTAAAAGTACCGCTGTCCCCTATCCTCGTAATACGCCACGAACGATTGTCCGCTCCCGTTCGCATCAAAATCGTCGAGGATGGCCCGCAAGGCCTGCGGTCCGCGTTTGCTCGGCACCTTGATGACTTTATCGGCATAACGGCCGTTGCCGTTTCCGAAATTGCCGCCCCCGAGCAATACCTGTAGTGCGGGTGCGACCAGTTTATCCTTGGTTCGAATGCTCATTCCCTGAAAACCGATATTGGCCATGTTGTGCTGGCCACAGGCGTTCATACAGCCACTGATCTTGATGGTCACATCGGGATTGTCGATATAATGCGGATACTCCGCCTTGATCACTCGCTCCAATTCCTCCGCAATGCCCGTGCTGCTCGCGATACCAAGGTTGCAGGTATCGGTACCGGGGCAGGCGGTGATGTCCACGGCCGTATTGTATCCGATTTCGACAAAGCCCAATTTTTCCAGTTCGGTATAGAAAAAGGGAAGCAGTTCATTTTTCACATAGGGAATCAGAATATCCTGTCGTAGCGTAAACCGTAGTTCCCCGGCGGCATAATGCTCAACCAGATCGGCCAGCTGGCGTGCCTCCGGCGTGTAAAAATCCCCTAGCAGCACCTTAATACCGATGGCCACATAACCCTCCTGTTTTTGGGGTACGAGATTGGTGGACTTCCATTTTTCAAAGACTTCCCTGTCCTTGATTTCCGTTTTTGGGATATCGGTGTCCGCCACTTGTATTTTGGGATAAGCTTCCGCATTTATGGGATAGGATTGGTGGGGGACAGCATTTTGCTCCTCCTCCAACAATTCCTTAAATCCGTCAAGACCGATATCCTTAAGTAAGAATTTCATACGGGCCTTGTTCCTGTTGTTACGTTCGCCGTAGCGGTCGAAAACGCGAACGACCCCTTCCATCAGGGGGATGATCTTATCGGAAGGTAAAAATTCGAACAACAGATCGGCGTGCCGGGGCTGGGCGCCCAATCCACCACCTAGCAGC
Encoded here:
- a CDS encoding homocysteine S-methyltransferase family protein; translation: MIKDLLKERILILDGAMGTMLQRYKFTEKDFRGERFKDWEYPLQGNNDLLSLTQPEAIAEIHGKYFAAGADIVETNTFSSTTIAMADYHMQDLVYELNYESARIAKKVADEFTAKEPEKPRFVAGSIGPTNKTASMSPDVNDPGFRAISFDELRLAYKQQVEALLDGGADLLLVETIFDTLNAKAALFAIEEVKEERNIDPPIMVSGTITDASGRTLSGQTAEAFLISISHIPLLSVGFNCALGADQLVPYLEVLAHRSDHFVSAYPNAGLPNAFGEYDQTPKQMTEQIEEYLEKDLINIIGGCCGTTPEHITAIADLAKKYNPRPSLVVSQ
- a CDS encoding NAD(P)/FAD-dependent oxidoreductase, whose product is MVKTDLIIIGAGPTGLFTVFEAGLLKLKCHLIDALPQPGGQCSEIYPKKPIYDIPAFPEILAGDLVDNLMEQIKPFEPGFTLGERAETLAQQDDGSYIVTTNKGTEHHAPIVVIAGGLGSFEPRKPPIENIREFEDRGVAYMIKDPEVYRDKKVVIAGGGDSALDWAIYLADVASEVSLVHRRKEFRGALDSVEKASELAKLGKIKLFTEAEVKKLYGDEHLEAVVVKHNASDKGEVYVETDNFIPLFGLSPKLGPIGDWGLEIERNAIKVNNAKDYQTNLPGVFAIGDVNTYEGKLKLILSGFHEAAIMCQFAYKIINPDKRYVMKYTTVGGVTGFDGSKKEAKKEVVQRIA
- the cobA gene encoding uroporphyrinogen-III C-methyltransferase, which codes for MEILKKSNTHTPRRRAPGLLTLIGAGPGDLELITLKAVKALQDADVVLYDALVDPDLLQYAPNAEHIFVGKRRGCYSYQQEQINELIVARAKSHGHVVRLKGGDPFVFGRGAEEMEYAAEHGLDTVMVPGISSCLSVPAMQQVPVTKRGAAESFWVITGTTKEHKLSNDVKLAAKSSATVVILMGMSKLSQIVALFKKEGKSETPVAIIQNGTRENEKVGTGTIASIEREVEMQQLANPAIIIIGEVVRHRERIQSIKREYKVVSTEY
- a CDS encoding HEPN domain-containing protein, whose protein sequence is MQSFRTELENPVVEKDILDLGNKIHLFKEGKITDDSFRSVRLARGIYGQRQPGVQMIRIKRPYGKVSSAQLRRICDVSDEYSTGRLHITTRQDIQIHYVDVERTPELWSELEKDEVTIREACGNTVRNVTASETAGIDVDEPFDVSPYAQGLFEYFLRNAPNQEMGRKFKVSFSASDADTGLSYLHDLGFIAKERNGIRGFKVLLGGGLGAQPRHADLLFEFLPSDKIIPLMEGVVRVFDRYGERNNRNKARMKFLLKDIGLDGFKELLEEEQNAVPHQSYPINAEAYPKIQVADTDIPKTEIKDREVFEKWKSTNLVPQKQEGYVAIGIKVLLGDFYTPEARQLADLVEHYAAGELRFTLRQDILIPYVKNELLPFFYTELEKLGFVEIGYNTAVDITACPGTDTCNLGIASSTGIAEELERVIKAEYPHYIDNPDVTIKISGCMNACGQHNMANIGFQGMSIRTKDKLVAPALQVLLGGGNFGNGNGRYADKVIKVPSKRGPQALRAILDDFDANGSGQSFVAYYEDRGQRYFYDFLKPLAATDNLEASDFIDWGNTEKYKKAIGVGECAGVIIDLVATLLFDSEEKIQNAELALEDKKWAAAIYHAYSSMVNTAKALLTMEKTKTNTHISIIKDFDEKFVSSGRISVAGGFENLALQIKKKEPTEAFAQSYLRDAKGFLKSIEAFRNQELAEA